From one Sus scrofa isolate TJ Tabasco breed Duroc chromosome 9, Sscrofa11.1, whole genome shotgun sequence genomic stretch:
- the LAX1 gene encoding lymphocyte transmembrane adapter 1 isoform X1: MGMTTPAISEVRGRTSQPSTLQGTLSTLDRAKDQNSSIFSGFAGLLSILLVVAVFCVLWNWNKWKKRQVPYLQVTVMPLLTLPRPRQRAKNIYDLLPRRQEERGRHPSRSIRVFSTESLLSRTSDSPPSDHMPSGAGDALQLHRTHTLAMGYAVGIYDNAVGSQMCGNLAPSAHYVNVRASRDCSSTSSEDSRDYVNVPTAKEIAESLASTNSPPGNLFGPPSAEELEFTEERDEGCGNASDCTSLGAPGTESGDPLSDGERSSQTSNDYVNMAGLDLEATQGKQPCGAFRGCRDYENVPPEPNENQQQEEEEVIASNSDHEEGMTDGSGTHVPPVMQSGSLLALKDCVASQSSAQSENSEMKHGEEMSNEDSHDYENV; this comes from the exons ATGGGCATGACCACGCCGGCCATCTCAGAGGTCAGAGGGAGGACCTCACAGCCCAGCACTCTACAGGGAACCCTCAGCACCCTGGACAG AGCTAAAGACCAGAACAGCAGCATCTTTTCTGGGTTTGCGGGactcctctccatcctcctcgTTGTTGCAGTGTTTTGTGTCCTGTGGAACTGGAATAAATGGAAGAAAC GGCAAGTTCCTTACCTCCAGGTTACCGTCATGCCCTTGCTGACTCTGCCTCGACCCAGACAGCGAGCCAAAAACATTTATGACCTCTTGCCTCGAAGACAAGAAGAGCGgg GAAGACATCCTTCAAGGAGTATCCGTGTTTTCAGTACCGAGAGCCTCCTCTCCAGAACTTCTGACAGCCCTCCCTctgatcatatg CCCTCCGGAGCAGGCGATGCCCTCCAATTGCACAGAACCCACACTCTTGCCATGGGGTACGCAGTGGGCATCTATGACAATGCCGTTGGTTCCCAGATGTGTGGGAACCTTGCACCCTCAGCACACTACGTCAATGTCAGAGCTTCCAGAGACTGCTCGAGCACTTCTTCAGAGGATTCAAGAGACTACGTCAATGTCCCCACCGCAAAAGAGATTGCTGAGAGTTTAGCTTCTACCAACAGCCCTCCTGGGAACCTCTTTGGCCCCCCAAGTGCTGAGGAGCTGGAGTTTACAGAAGAAAGAGATGAGGGCTGTGGGAATGccagtgactgtaccagtttggGGGCTCCAGGAACTGAGAGCGGTGATCCACTCAGCGATGGGGAAAGGTCTTCTCAGACCTCAAATGACTACGTCAACATGGCAGGGTTGGATCTTGAGGCCACCCAAGGAAAGCAGCCCTGCGGGGCTTTTCGGGGCTGCAGAGATTATGAAAATGTACCACCAGAACCCAATGAGAACCAGCagcaagaggaggaagaagtgaTAGCCTCAAACTCAGACCATGAAGAGGGCATGACAGATGGTTCGGGAACGCACGTCCCACCTGTCATGCAGTCTGGGAGTCTCCTGGCTTTAAAGGATTGTGTGGCCTCTCAGTCATCTGCACAGAGTGAGAACAGTGAGATGAAACATGGAGAAGAGATGTCAAATGAGGACTCTCATGACTACGAGAATGTGTGA
- the LAX1 gene encoding lymphocyte transmembrane adapter 1 isoform X2 — protein MPLLTLPRPRQRAKNIYDLLPRRQEERGRHPSRSIRVFSTESLLSRTSDSPPSDHMPSGAGDALQLHRTHTLAMGYAVGIYDNAVGSQMCGNLAPSAHYVNVRASRDCSSTSSEDSRDYVNVPTAKEIAESLASTNSPPGNLFGPPSAEELEFTEERDEGCGNASDCTSLGAPGTESGDPLSDGERSSQTSNDYVNMAGLDLEATQGKQPCGAFRGCRDYENVPPEPNENQQQEEEEVIASNSDHEEGMTDGSGTHVPPVMQSGSLLALKDCVASQSSAQSENSEMKHGEEMSNEDSHDYENV, from the exons ATGCCCTTGCTGACTCTGCCTCGACCCAGACAGCGAGCCAAAAACATTTATGACCTCTTGCCTCGAAGACAAGAAGAGCGgg GAAGACATCCTTCAAGGAGTATCCGTGTTTTCAGTACCGAGAGCCTCCTCTCCAGAACTTCTGACAGCCCTCCCTctgatcatatg CCCTCCGGAGCAGGCGATGCCCTCCAATTGCACAGAACCCACACTCTTGCCATGGGGTACGCAGTGGGCATCTATGACAATGCCGTTGGTTCCCAGATGTGTGGGAACCTTGCACCCTCAGCACACTACGTCAATGTCAGAGCTTCCAGAGACTGCTCGAGCACTTCTTCAGAGGATTCAAGAGACTACGTCAATGTCCCCACCGCAAAAGAGATTGCTGAGAGTTTAGCTTCTACCAACAGCCCTCCTGGGAACCTCTTTGGCCCCCCAAGTGCTGAGGAGCTGGAGTTTACAGAAGAAAGAGATGAGGGCTGTGGGAATGccagtgactgtaccagtttggGGGCTCCAGGAACTGAGAGCGGTGATCCACTCAGCGATGGGGAAAGGTCTTCTCAGACCTCAAATGACTACGTCAACATGGCAGGGTTGGATCTTGAGGCCACCCAAGGAAAGCAGCCCTGCGGGGCTTTTCGGGGCTGCAGAGATTATGAAAATGTACCACCAGAACCCAATGAGAACCAGCagcaagaggaggaagaagtgaTAGCCTCAAACTCAGACCATGAAGAGGGCATGACAGATGGTTCGGGAACGCACGTCCCACCTGTCATGCAGTCTGGGAGTCTCCTGGCTTTAAAGGATTGTGTGGCCTCTCAGTCATCTGCACAGAGTGAGAACAGTGAGATGAAACATGGAGAAGAGATGTCAAATGAGGACTCTCATGACTACGAGAATGTGTGA